The following proteins come from a genomic window of Achromobacter deleyi:
- a CDS encoding GGDEF domain-containing protein, with the protein MVASVILGMLCVHLLCFCAMFLLISRRLRDKKMGTDVFAAGHLLLGIAYILQLLAPPPGSWGMSIINHTLTLCAPVAYVFGAARFFNRPIPVLYPMLALAAAYTAAQVLVEAVWGTAARHALLAASCALLFLAMTLALLYGARTFARDLRLEMIVFSFLVGGICALNAVKFVLILDGGMPALDMRSPFQTAFYLYMSFLGTVLPPAVVWLILRRLTDELRTMATRDPLTGLLNRRGLMDGLEAHFRVRHAAPSHLLIVDIDRFKQINDTHGHQIGDQVLSRVAQVLQHTARQGDLVCRLGGEEFVVVALDSNREGAMHLAERLREAIAHAQVPGGRAQGPIRCTATIGVSHGFAGTQSLDDIMRQADAALYRGKMSGRNRVEWADEAAMPVAQALPA; encoded by the coding sequence ATGGTTGCTTCCGTCATTCTCGGCATGCTCTGCGTGCACTTGCTTTGCTTTTGCGCCATGTTCCTGCTGATCAGCCGGCGGTTGCGCGACAAGAAGATGGGCACGGACGTGTTCGCCGCCGGCCACCTGCTGCTGGGCATCGCCTACATCCTGCAATTGCTGGCCCCGCCGCCGGGATCATGGGGCATGAGCATCATCAACCACACCCTGACGCTGTGCGCCCCGGTCGCGTATGTCTTCGGCGCGGCGCGGTTCTTCAACCGGCCGATTCCCGTGCTGTACCCCATGCTGGCCCTGGCCGCCGCCTACACCGCCGCCCAGGTGCTGGTGGAGGCCGTGTGGGGCACGGCGGCGCGGCATGCGCTGCTGGCGGCTTCGTGCGCGCTGCTGTTCCTGGCGATGACGCTGGCGCTGCTGTACGGCGCGCGCACCTTCGCCCGCGACCTGCGCCTGGAGATGATCGTGTTCTCCTTCCTGGTGGGCGGCATCTGCGCGCTCAACGCGGTGAAGTTCGTCCTGATCCTGGATGGCGGCATGCCGGCCCTGGACATGCGCAGTCCGTTCCAGACGGCCTTCTACCTGTATATGTCGTTCCTGGGCACGGTGCTGCCGCCCGCCGTGGTGTGGCTGATCCTGCGGCGCCTGACGGATGAGCTGCGCACCATGGCGACGCGCGATCCGCTCACGGGCCTGCTGAACCGGCGCGGCCTGATGGACGGGCTGGAGGCGCACTTCCGGGTCCGCCATGCCGCGCCCTCGCACCTGCTGATCGTGGACATCGATCGCTTCAAGCAGATCAACGACACCCACGGCCATCAGATCGGCGACCAGGTATTGAGCCGCGTGGCGCAAGTGCTGCAGCACACGGCGCGCCAGGGCGACCTGGTGTGCCGCTTGGGCGGCGAAGAGTTCGTGGTGGTGGCGCTGGACAGCAATCGCGAAGGCGCCATGCATCTGGCGGAGCGGCTGCGCGAGGCGATCGCCCACGCCCAGGTGCCTGGCGGCCGCGCGCAGGGGCCGATCCGCTGCACCGCGACCATCGGGGTGTCGCACGGCTTTGCCGGCACGCAGTCGCTGGACGACATCATGCGGCAGGCGGATGCCGCGCTGTATCGCGGCAAGATGTCCGGACGCAATCGCGTGGAATGGGCGGATGAAGCGGCCATGCCGGTCGCGCAAGCACTACCAGCCTGA
- the fmdA gene encoding formamidase yields the protein MTDTLIQVDLTQSPYENKQIHNRWHPDIPMAVWVKPGDDFILETYDWTGGAIKNDDSADDVRDVDLSTVHFLSGPVGVEGAEPGDLLVVDLLDIGAKPDSLWGFNGFFSRNNGGGFLTDHFPHAQKSIWDFHGMFTSSRHIPGVNFAGLIHPGLIGCLPDKKLLDTWNQREQALIDTNPNRVPPLANPPAPKTAHMGALQGADRDRAAGEGARTVPPREHGGNCDIKDLSRGARVFFPVYVKGGGLSVGDLHFSQGDGEITFCGAIEMAGWVHMRVTLIKGGMDKYAIRNPIFKPSPITPAYKDFLIFEGISVDEGGKQHYLDVNVAYRQACLNAIEYLKKFGYSGAQAYSLLGCAPVQGHISGVVDIPNSCATLWLPTEIFDFGIQPSASGPVKHIKGGVDMPLSRDR from the coding sequence ATGACCGACACCCTCATCCAGGTCGACCTGACCCAGTCCCCGTACGAGAACAAGCAGATCCACAACCGCTGGCACCCGGACATCCCGATGGCCGTCTGGGTCAAGCCCGGCGACGATTTCATCCTGGAGACCTACGACTGGACCGGCGGCGCCATCAAGAACGATGACAGCGCCGACGACGTGCGCGACGTCGACCTGTCGACCGTGCACTTCCTGTCCGGCCCGGTCGGCGTCGAAGGCGCCGAGCCCGGCGACCTGCTGGTGGTGGACCTGCTGGATATCGGCGCCAAGCCCGACAGCCTGTGGGGCTTCAACGGCTTCTTCAGCCGCAACAACGGCGGCGGCTTTCTCACCGACCATTTCCCCCATGCGCAGAAATCCATCTGGGATTTCCACGGCATGTTCACCTCGTCGCGGCACATCCCGGGCGTCAATTTCGCCGGCCTGATCCATCCCGGCCTGATCGGCTGCCTGCCCGACAAGAAGCTGCTGGACACCTGGAACCAGCGCGAGCAGGCGCTGATCGACACCAATCCGAACCGCGTGCCGCCGCTGGCCAATCCGCCGGCGCCCAAGACGGCGCACATGGGCGCGCTGCAGGGCGCCGACCGCGACCGCGCGGCGGGCGAGGGCGCGCGCACCGTGCCGCCGCGCGAGCATGGCGGCAACTGCGACATCAAGGACCTGTCGCGCGGGGCGCGGGTGTTCTTCCCGGTCTACGTCAAGGGCGGCGGCCTGTCGGTGGGCGACCTGCACTTTTCGCAGGGCGATGGCGAGATCACATTCTGCGGCGCCATCGAGATGGCCGGCTGGGTGCACATGCGCGTCACGCTGATCAAGGGCGGCATGGACAAGTACGCCATCCGCAATCCGATCTTCAAGCCCAGCCCGATCACGCCGGCCTACAAGGACTTCCTGATCTTCGAAGGCATCTCGGTGGACGAGGGCGGCAAGCAGCACTACCTGGACGTGAACGTGGCCTATCGCCAGGCCTGCCTGAACGCCATCGAGTACCTGAAGAAATTCGGCTATTCGGGGGCGCAGGCCTATTCGCTCCTGGGCTGCGCGCCGGTGCAGGGGCACATCAGCGGAGTGGTGGACATTCCGAACTCCTGCGCCACGCTGTGGCTGCCGACCGAGATCTTCGATTTCGGCATCCAGCCGTCGGCGTCGGGGCCGGTCAAGCACATCAAGGGCGGCGTCGACATGCCCTTGTCGCGCGACCGCTGA
- a CDS encoding zinc ribbon domain-containing protein — protein sequence MPMYDYACADCGEFAALRPLAQWRDPADCPQCGAASHRIVGGAPAISALSSAVNRAHAANERSANEPRSSRSGHGMNCGCCSGGRTSGKTRTTADGAKSFAGSRPWMISH from the coding sequence ATGCCCATGTATGACTACGCTTGCGCCGACTGCGGCGAGTTCGCGGCGCTGCGGCCGCTGGCGCAATGGCGCGATCCGGCCGACTGCCCGCAATGTGGGGCCGCCTCGCACCGCATCGTCGGCGGCGCGCCCGCGATCTCGGCGCTGTCGTCGGCCGTCAATCGCGCCCATGCCGCCAACGAACGCAGCGCCAACGAACCGCGCAGCTCGCGTTCCGGGCACGGCATGAACTGCGGTTGTTGTTCGGGCGGACGCACGTCCGGCAAGACCCGTACCACGGCCGACGGCGCCAAGTCCTTCGCCGGTTCGCGGCCCTGGATGATCAGCCACTGA
- a CDS encoding ABC transporter substrate-binding protein — protein sequence MKTDHELLDAFAPTGTLRASINLGNPILANSHPDTGAPGGVSVDLATELARRLDVKLELVVFKSAGESVNAVAAEQADVGFFAIDPLRGEQIAFTAPYVVIEGAYLVRDDSPITRMEEVDRAGQRVVVGKGSAYDLYLTREIKHAELFRAPTSPAVVDTFVQENMEVAAGVKQQLQADAQRLGGLRLLDGHFMLIRQAMGVPKSRGAKAGAYLAAFVEAMKKSGFVAEALARHKIQGAAVAPLETAPQ from the coding sequence ATGAAGACCGATCACGAACTGCTCGACGCGTTTGCCCCGACGGGCACGCTGCGCGCCTCCATCAACCTGGGCAATCCGATCCTGGCCAACAGCCATCCCGACACCGGCGCGCCCGGCGGCGTGTCGGTCGACCTGGCCACCGAGCTGGCGCGCCGGCTCGACGTGAAGCTGGAGCTGGTGGTGTTCAAGTCCGCCGGCGAATCCGTCAACGCAGTCGCCGCCGAGCAGGCCGACGTGGGCTTTTTCGCGATCGACCCGCTGCGCGGCGAGCAGATCGCCTTCACCGCGCCGTACGTGGTGATCGAGGGCGCCTACCTGGTGCGCGATGATTCGCCCATCACCCGCATGGAAGAAGTGGACCGCGCCGGCCAGCGCGTGGTGGTCGGCAAGGGCAGCGCCTACGACCTGTACCTGACGCGCGAGATCAAGCACGCCGAGCTGTTCCGCGCGCCCACCTCGCCCGCGGTGGTCGACACCTTCGTGCAGGAAAACATGGAGGTGGCCGCCGGCGTCAAGCAGCAGCTGCAGGCCGACGCGCAGCGCCTGGGCGGCCTGCGCCTGCTGGACGGCCATTTCATGCTGATCCGCCAGGCCATGGGCGTGCCCAAGAGCCGCGGCGCCAAGGCCGGCGCCTACCTGGCCGCCTTCGTCGAAGCCATGAAGAAGAGCGGTTTCGTCGCCGAGGCGCTGGCGCGCCACAAGATCCAGGGCGCCGCCGTGGCGCCGCTGGAAACCGCGCCGCAATAA
- a CDS encoding copper resistance protein NlpE, which yields MMKTTLTCTLTVALLAGCTPSKPISARSVPVDNHTARNALDWPGSYEGTLPCADCPGIRTRLTLMKDGRYERATQYLDREPQPETVAGTFSWESDGSTIRLDASGDSQRYFIAENQVIMLYRDGTRPTGPLAPHYVLRRAQ from the coding sequence ATGATGAAAACCACCTTGACCTGCACCCTGACAGTCGCCCTGCTTGCCGGCTGCACCCCCTCCAAACCCATCAGCGCGCGCTCGGTGCCCGTGGACAACCACACGGCCCGCAACGCGCTCGACTGGCCCGGCAGCTACGAAGGCACCCTGCCCTGCGCCGATTGCCCCGGCATCCGCACCCGCCTGACGCTGATGAAGGACGGCCGCTACGAGCGCGCCACCCAGTACCTGGACCGCGAGCCGCAACCCGAGACCGTGGCCGGCACGTTCAGCTGGGAATCCGATGGCAGCACCATCCGGCTGGATGCCTCGGGCGACAGCCAGCGCTATTTCATCGCCGAGAATCAGGTGATCATGCTGTACCGCGACGGCACCCGCCCGACCGGCCCGCTGGCGCCGCACTACGTGCTGCGGCGCGCGCAGTAA
- a CDS encoding GFA family protein has product MKGSCLCGAVAYEADRLAGPIVHCHCTTCRKAHAAAFASTARVAREDFRWTRGAAALGAYESSPGKIRHFCTACGAHLMAHWVAQPQVILRVATLDDDPGARPVAHIHTAYDVPWLDHGPHVAAYPGTVPRDSVARRPVHAARRLRYANALCAPPRRAPRIPQ; this is encoded by the coding sequence ATGAAGGGAAGCTGCCTGTGCGGCGCCGTGGCCTACGAGGCGGACCGCCTGGCCGGGCCGATCGTCCATTGCCATTGCACGACCTGCCGCAAGGCGCACGCGGCGGCGTTCGCGTCGACCGCGCGGGTCGCGCGCGAGGATTTCCGCTGGACCCGGGGCGCCGCCGCGCTGGGCGCGTACGAATCGTCGCCCGGCAAGATCCGCCACTTCTGCACCGCCTGCGGCGCCCACCTGATGGCGCACTGGGTGGCGCAGCCGCAGGTCATCCTGCGAGTGGCCACGCTCGACGACGATCCCGGCGCGCGGCCGGTGGCGCATATCCATACCGCATACGACGTGCCCTGGCTCGACCACGGGCCGCACGTCGCCGCCTATCCTGGCACCGTGCCGCGCGATAGCGTCGCCCGCCGTCCGGTTCACGCCGCGCGGCGCTTGCGCTACGCTAACGCTCTTTGCGCGCCGCCGCGGCGCGCCCCGAGGATCCCGCAATGA
- a CDS encoding OsmC family protein, which translates to MKGEHHYDVAVTWTGNTGKGTASYTAYARDHLVQAPGKPDIAGSADPAFRGDAARWNPEDLLVASLSACHKLWYLHLCAVEGIVVTAYRDDAHGVMREDPERGGAFASVTLRPEVTIAAGGDAGLAEALHARAHHFCYIANSVNFPVNCEPRVVVAG; encoded by the coding sequence ATGAAAGGCGAACACCATTACGACGTCGCCGTGACCTGGACCGGCAACACCGGCAAGGGCACCGCCAGCTACACCGCCTATGCCCGCGACCACCTGGTGCAGGCGCCCGGCAAGCCCGACATCGCCGGCTCGGCGGACCCCGCGTTCCGCGGCGACGCGGCGCGCTGGAATCCCGAAGACCTATTGGTGGCGTCGCTGTCGGCCTGCCACAAACTCTGGTACCTGCACCTGTGCGCGGTCGAGGGCATCGTCGTCACCGCGTATCGCGACGACGCGCACGGCGTGATGCGCGAAGACCCCGAACGTGGCGGCGCCTTCGCCTCGGTCACGCTGCGGCCTGAAGTCACCATCGCCGCGGGCGGCGACGCCGGCCTGGCCGAGGCGCTGCATGCCCGCGCCCATCATTTCTGCTACATCGCCAATTCGGTGAATTTCCCGGTGAACTGCGAGCCGCGCGTCGTCGTGGCCGGCTGA
- a CDS encoding glutathione S-transferase family protein, with the protein MLTIWGRRSSFNVQKVLWLAGELGLSYEHVLAGGQHGLLDTPEFLRMNPHGRVPLLREGDTVVWESHAILRYLAARHGAEAFWPADPARRARADGWMDWAQTALQPAFLVGVFWGYYRTPEPQRDLAAIDRALANTHACLRQLDAVLATQPYLGGDALTLADIPAATALYRYYELDIAHAPLPNVRAWYERLRQRPAYREHVMVPFGELKGRLDF; encoded by the coding sequence ATGCTGACGATCTGGGGCCGGCGCAGTTCATTCAATGTGCAGAAGGTCTTGTGGCTGGCCGGCGAACTGGGCCTGTCCTATGAACATGTGCTGGCCGGCGGCCAGCACGGCCTGCTCGATACGCCCGAGTTCCTGCGGATGAACCCGCACGGACGGGTGCCGCTGCTGCGCGAAGGCGACACGGTGGTGTGGGAGTCGCACGCGATCCTGCGCTATCTGGCCGCGCGCCATGGCGCCGAGGCTTTCTGGCCGGCCGATCCTGCGCGGCGCGCGCGCGCCGATGGCTGGATGGACTGGGCCCAGACGGCGCTGCAGCCGGCCTTCCTGGTGGGCGTGTTCTGGGGCTACTACCGCACCCCCGAGCCACAGCGCGACCTGGCCGCCATCGACCGCGCCCTGGCCAATACCCATGCCTGCCTGCGCCAGCTGGATGCCGTGCTGGCCACGCAACCCTATCTGGGCGGCGACGCGCTGACGCTGGCCGACATTCCCGCGGCCACCGCGCTGTACCGCTATTACGAGCTGGACATCGCCCACGCGCCGCTGCCGAACGTGCGCGCCTGGTACGAGCGGCTGCGACAGCGCCCCGCCTATCGCGAACACGTCATGGTGCCGTTCGGCGAATTGAAGGGACGCCTGGATTTCTGA
- a CDS encoding GNAT family N-acetyltransferase: MSLPLAEWPQQAPDLGIAGLRLRPLREADAAAWYAYLSDDNVTRHTSWQLDGADALAALIRGYADPVATHAIRLAIVEADDRLIGTIGLNEITPGARRAEIAYDLAPSHWRRGIASQACEAVTGWALQTLGLARVQATVLDTNTASAGVLERCRFQREGLLHHYRQVRGEPRHFWIYARIWPPAVQGAECG; the protein is encoded by the coding sequence ATGTCCCTCCCTCTTGCCGAATGGCCCCAGCAGGCCCCCGACCTGGGCATCGCCGGCCTGCGCCTGCGCCCCCTGCGCGAGGCCGACGCCGCCGCCTGGTACGCCTATCTCAGTGACGACAACGTGACCCGCCACACCAGCTGGCAGCTGGACGGCGCGGACGCGCTGGCCGCACTGATCCGGGGTTATGCGGATCCGGTCGCCACACACGCGATTCGCCTGGCGATCGTCGAGGCCGACGACCGCCTGATCGGCACCATCGGGCTGAACGAGATCACCCCGGGCGCGCGCCGCGCCGAGATCGCCTACGACCTGGCGCCGTCGCATTGGCGCCGCGGCATTGCCTCGCAGGCCTGCGAGGCCGTCACCGGCTGGGCCTTGCAGACGCTGGGCCTGGCCCGCGTGCAAGCCACGGTGCTCGACACCAACACCGCGTCGGCCGGCGTGCTGGAGCGCTGCCGTTTCCAGCGCGAGGGGCTGTTGCACCATTACCGCCAGGTGCGCGGCGAACCGCGCCATTTCTGGATCTACGCCCGCATCTGGCCGCCGGCCGTGCAAGGCGCCGAATGCGGCTAG
- a CDS encoding cysteine hydrolase family protein, with product MTSALIVIDVQRALFETTPEPADAGAVLARINDLAARARAASVPVIYVQHEAPGSKLAHGEPGWQLDTRLQPADGDARVYKTTPDSFLRTGLADALAQAGATHLVVCGYASEFCVDTTVRRAAALGYPVTLAADAHTTQDKPHAAGAQIRAHHNATLSSISSFGVKIAAVPAADIAFGAAPAR from the coding sequence ATGACGTCCGCCCTGATCGTGATCGACGTGCAACGCGCCTTGTTCGAGACCACGCCCGAACCCGCCGATGCCGGCGCCGTGCTGGCGCGCATCAACGACCTGGCCGCGCGCGCCCGCGCCGCGTCCGTGCCGGTGATCTACGTGCAGCACGAAGCGCCCGGCAGCAAGCTGGCGCATGGCGAGCCGGGCTGGCAACTGGATACGCGGTTGCAGCCGGCGGACGGCGACGCGCGGGTCTACAAGACCACGCCGGATTCCTTCCTGCGCACCGGCCTGGCGGACGCGCTGGCGCAAGCCGGGGCCACCCACCTGGTGGTGTGCGGTTACGCCAGCGAGTTCTGCGTCGACACCACCGTGCGCCGCGCCGCGGCGCTGGGCTATCCGGTGACGCTGGCGGCCGACGCCCACACCACCCAGGACAAGCCGCACGCTGCCGGCGCGCAGATCCGCGCGCATCATAACGCCACGCTCTCGTCCATCTCCAGCTTCGGCGTGAAGATCGCCGCCGTGCCCGCCGCCGACATCGCCTTCGGCGCCGCGCCGGCAAGGTAG
- a CDS encoding DUF3820 family protein, with protein MDPELLQLLVTRVMPFGKYQGRLIADLPGPYLAWFARKGFPPGELGRLLALMHELDHNGLASLLAPLRKPSGKPPAPR; from the coding sequence ATGGATCCCGAACTGCTGCAGTTGCTGGTGACGCGCGTCATGCCTTTCGGCAAATACCAGGGGCGGCTGATCGCCGACCTGCCGGGCCCGTACCTGGCCTGGTTCGCGCGCAAGGGCTTCCCGCCGGGCGAGCTGGGGCGCCTGCTGGCGCTGATGCACGAACTGGACCACAACGGTCTCGCTTCCTTACTGGCGCCTTTACGCAAACCATCCGGCAAGCCGCCCGCGCCGCGCTGA
- a CDS encoding MFS transporter encodes MPASPSLATGRRNARILAVCQGLFIAAISIDLTLTALTGHMLAPDKALSTLPFALITVAGALVTWFASLLMQRIGRRNGFALGALAGAAGGGISVWAVFQSDFWMFCAGTALVGVFQAFAQYYRLAAADAVEPAAKSRAISVVMTGGVIAAIAGPALAAWSRDLFAPVTFAGAYLMVALLALLSAALLFGFYRDIDAPAAAADAQAGLPARPLGEVARQPVFVAALANNVVGSVSMMFIMTAAPLAAVACSHSIGDGANIMQWHLVGMYAPAFFAGTLIQRFGLPRVLGAGMLLNVACSLIAMASPSLPAFYAALFCLGVGWNFMFVGGTTLLAQSYRPSERARAQGAAEMLRYAATALATLAAGPALDAFGWEALNAAMLPVVLAAGLMTWHWARGSARAATAASHA; translated from the coding sequence ATGCCTGCCTCGCCCTCCCTGGCCACCGGCCGCCGCAACGCCCGCATCCTGGCCGTGTGCCAGGGCCTGTTCATCGCTGCCATCTCGATCGACCTGACGCTGACGGCCCTGACCGGCCACATGCTGGCCCCCGACAAGGCGCTGTCCACCCTGCCCTTCGCGCTGATCACGGTGGCCGGCGCGCTGGTCACCTGGTTCGCCTCGCTGCTGATGCAGCGGATAGGCCGCCGCAACGGCTTCGCGCTCGGCGCCCTGGCCGGCGCGGCCGGGGGCGGCATTTCGGTGTGGGCGGTGTTCCAGTCGGACTTCTGGATGTTCTGCGCCGGCACCGCGCTGGTCGGCGTGTTCCAGGCGTTCGCCCAGTACTACCGGCTGGCGGCGGCGGACGCGGTCGAGCCGGCCGCCAAGAGCCGCGCGATCTCGGTAGTGATGACTGGCGGCGTCATCGCCGCGATCGCCGGCCCGGCGCTGGCGGCCTGGAGCCGCGACCTGTTCGCGCCGGTGACGTTCGCCGGCGCCTACCTGATGGTGGCGTTGCTGGCGCTGCTGTCGGCCGCCCTGCTGTTCGGCTTCTACCGCGATATCGACGCGCCGGCGGCGGCGGCCGACGCGCAGGCCGGCCTGCCGGCCCGGCCGCTCGGCGAGGTGGCGCGCCAGCCGGTGTTCGTCGCCGCGCTGGCCAACAACGTGGTGGGCTCGGTGTCGATGATGTTCATCATGACCGCCGCGCCGCTGGCGGCGGTGGCCTGCAGCCACAGCATCGGCGACGGCGCCAACATCATGCAGTGGCATCTGGTGGGCATGTATGCGCCGGCGTTCTTCGCCGGCACGCTGATCCAGCGCTTCGGCCTGCCGCGGGTGCTCGGCGCGGGCATGCTGCTGAACGTGGCCTGTTCGCTGATCGCGATGGCCTCGCCCTCGCTGCCGGCGTTCTATGCGGCGCTGTTCTGCCTGGGGGTGGGATGGAATTTCATGTTCGTCGGCGGCACCACCCTGCTGGCGCAGTCCTACCGGCCTTCGGAACGCGCCCGCGCGCAGGGCGCGGCGGAGATGCTGCGCTACGCCGCCACCGCCCTGGCCACGCTGGCGGCCGGACCGGCGCTGGACGCGTTCGGCTGGGAGGCCCTGAACGCGGCCATGCTGCCGGTGGTGCTGGCCGCGGGCCTGATGACCTGGCACTGGGCGCGCGGTTCGGCCCGCGCCGCCACGGCCGCCAGCCACGCGTAG
- a CDS encoding GlxA family transcriptional regulator — protein MTHAVTFLLVPDFQLLDMSGPAAVFQTAGLLARRADAPAYAVRVVSETGGEVRSSCGIGVLTAPWRDAPVDTLVVPGGEGARESALSPAMRAYLHAQRQAGRRLASVCTGARVLAAAGLLDGLRATTHWRHAAALARNHPAVRVEADRIHVRDGDTWTSAGITAGIDLALAMVEADLGVEIAAETAREMVVYHRRSGGQSQFSALQDLAPDSERMRAVLEHIRGNLGAALTVEHLAEVACVSPRQFLRSFKAETGETPAKAVERIRAQTARAQIESGDGSIDSVARRVGFTDSERMRRAFLRVYGQPPQAMRRAARSQGWRDSPENGNNIHSQ, from the coding sequence ATGACGCACGCCGTGACCTTCCTGCTGGTGCCCGATTTCCAGCTGCTCGACATGTCCGGCCCCGCGGCCGTGTTCCAGACCGCCGGCTTGCTGGCGCGTCGCGCGGACGCGCCGGCCTATGCCGTGCGGGTCGTGTCGGAAACGGGCGGCGAGGTGCGCAGCTCCTGCGGCATCGGCGTGCTGACCGCGCCATGGCGCGACGCGCCGGTGGACACCCTGGTGGTGCCCGGCGGCGAGGGCGCGCGCGAAAGCGCCCTCAGCCCCGCCATGCGCGCCTACCTGCATGCCCAGCGCCAGGCGGGCCGGCGATTGGCCAGCGTCTGCACCGGCGCCCGCGTGCTGGCCGCTGCGGGCCTGCTCGACGGCTTGCGGGCCACCACCCACTGGCGCCACGCCGCTGCGCTGGCGCGCAACCATCCCGCCGTCCGCGTCGAGGCCGATCGCATCCACGTGCGCGACGGCGATACCTGGACCTCGGCGGGCATCACCGCCGGCATCGACCTGGCGCTGGCCATGGTCGAGGCCGACCTGGGCGTGGAGATCGCCGCCGAGACCGCGCGCGAGATGGTGGTCTATCACCGCCGCTCGGGCGGGCAGTCGCAGTTCTCGGCGCTGCAGGACCTGGCGCCCGACAGCGAGCGCATGCGCGCGGTGCTGGAGCATATCCGCGGCAACCTGGGCGCGGCGCTGACGGTGGAACACCTGGCGGAAGTGGCCTGCGTCAGCCCGCGCCAGTTCCTGCGCAGCTTCAAGGCCGAAACCGGCGAGACGCCCGCCAAGGCGGTCGAGCGCATCCGCGCCCAGACCGCGCGGGCGCAGATCGAAAGCGGCGACGGCAGCATCGACAGCGTGGCGCGGCGCGTCGGCTTCACCGACAGCGAACGCATGCGGCGCGCCTTCCTGCGGGTCTACGGCCAGCCGCCGCAGGCCATGCGCCGCGCCGCGCGCAGCCAGGGTTGGCGCGACAGCCCGGAAAACGGTAATAATATTCACTCTCAATAA
- a CDS encoding helix-turn-helix transcriptional regulator, with protein sequence MTHPHPELDWTVSAATPAMSLAGGTLHFERGERVLEDLAPGLKLVLVLEGELRYRVPGAPAAQVSGPLLHLSLCRDALRMEHEFGARRSLRFVSLRTSLDHLRESLSLEPADVARLLRAPRGDAAYADANLRLAAPLQALGRQMLACPMQGALKRMYLSAKALELTALALGALQPVPAAQVPPGLSRADTERLHHARDLALASLQQPPTLPELARRAGINVNKLTTGFRQLFGCSVYAFVREQRMAQAHALLAAGEMSVSEAAYACGYTDSHFSKAFQRRYGVLPSALTSGR encoded by the coding sequence GTGACCCACCCGCACCCCGAACTCGACTGGACCGTTTCCGCCGCCACGCCCGCGATGTCGCTGGCCGGCGGCACGCTGCATTTCGAGCGCGGCGAACGGGTGCTGGAGGACCTGGCGCCCGGCCTGAAGCTGGTGCTGGTGCTGGAAGGCGAGCTGCGCTATCGCGTGCCGGGCGCGCCCGCCGCGCAGGTCAGCGGGCCGCTGCTGCACCTGAGCCTGTGCCGCGACGCGCTGCGCATGGAACACGAGTTCGGCGCGCGCCGCTCGCTGCGCTTCGTGTCGCTGCGCACCTCGCTCGACCACCTGCGCGAATCGCTGTCGCTGGAACCGGCGGATGTCGCGCGCCTGCTGCGCGCCCCGCGCGGCGACGCCGCCTATGCCGACGCCAACCTGCGGCTGGCGGCGCCGCTGCAGGCGCTGGGCCGGCAGATGCTGGCCTGCCCGATGCAGGGCGCGCTCAAGCGCATGTACCTGTCCGCCAAGGCGCTGGAGCTGACCGCGCTGGCGCTTGGCGCGCTGCAGCCGGTTCCGGCTGCGCAGGTCCCGCCAGGCCTGTCGCGCGCCGACACCGAGCGCCTGCATCACGCGCGCGACCTGGCGCTGGCCAGCCTGCAGCAGCCTCCGACCCTGCCCGAACTGGCGCGCCGCGCCGGCATCAACGTCAACAAGCTCACCACGGGCTTTCGCCAGCTGTTCGGCTGCAGCGTCTACGCCTTCGTGCGCGAGCAGCGCATGGCGCAGGCGCACGCGCTGCTCGCCGCCGGCGAGATGAGCGTATCGGAAGCCGCCTATGCCTGCGGCTACACCGATTCGCACTTCAGCAAGGCCTTCCAGCGCCGTTACGGCGTGCTGCCGAGCGCGCTGACCAGCGGCCGCTGA